One Esox lucius isolate fEsoLuc1 chromosome 1, fEsoLuc1.pri, whole genome shotgun sequence genomic region harbors:
- the LOC105011746 gene encoding NLR family member X1 isoform X2 produces the protein MKMGAFYRNLSLPRSQWNKWNYSSSYAASGFHSRSFCSSQTETDPMEIHKKKLTLWMNHIPQEEKQFGGYFTPETMYVEPLILEKKPEEWKGPLTIPFPNGFQGSESPSVTVEQLFEPTQEVSREKGVNVLLYGAVGTGKSTVVRKLILDWCAGLTLTQFKLLVPFSGEDLAHLSKSTSLRDLVSRKYLHLKNIPMLSGDNDQAKDVLFVFKGIEKMKLDFRISSTELCSDPNEALPPGAVVVNLLRKYMLPEASILVTTRLSALDSIPPKYVTHKAEICGFCDPDRQRAYFASRLLQQSGENPKTQEALSPTDQLYLALQRDSQLKDACSSPSYCWLTCSTLHLLHFPDAKAPICTLTGIYTRFMRLIFGGEVLDMGTGVPSLRKQNSLMRHVVCTVGKLAYEGVQKKQRSFTEEELEQFVGGKTKTDEDLHQLAVFRTDILDFFLVPCVRTKRSEVNEKDKRYVFAIPTMQEYLAALYVVLGEKKTVLEKLNEGVSLFFGHWGQDVNTFLNIISKFKSLKIFTVFNLLRLFPSLYEKINSHCKGHIARNIASEMFHRDENLNEDVLDQLEQSLLGVHGPQPKGPLNSPTYELYPIFKGGLLNYSNRILLEHLGCGIKRTTVSQTTEVLKKQLDKNVVKQKPPEELMDFLVLLYEFQNPRFTAEVLLSIQRIKLSKVRLTPLKCLVLGSVLDCTSSQYYLEELDLSSCHLKDSLLDMLLSAFRHTYNLNLQFNCLGPESCILLRDLLLDPNCTIRSLQLCDNPLLESGADYLLDALPGNRSLRKLSLMHTGMGNAGACKLAEKLSQHTGLEELNVAYNNIGDSAALTLVDACREHPSIHTVHLYLNPLSNEGKLLLCDRGLSLEQGGTGRRVKVLASVTEGTEISENWRLILNLIRQNALSWERERVREQLQIFLQDLEWGKQHAPSFWKKMHFRRVENGVRQTLQMLGHGEPADAVKGDQRGQSN, from the exons ATGAAGATGGGTGCTTTCTATAG AAATCTTAGTCTTCCAAGAAGTCAATGGAACAAGTGGAATTACTCTTCCTCCTATGCAGCGAGTGGATTTCATTCAAGGTCTTTCTGTTCCAGTCAAACTGAAACAG ATCCCATGGAGATCCACAAGAAGAAGTTGACCTTATGGATGAATCATATACCTCAGGAGGAAAAGCAGTTTGGGGGTTACTTCACGCCTGAGACCATGTATGTGGAGCCCCTCATCTTAGAGAAGAAGCCAGAGGAGTGGAAAGGGCCCCTGACAATTCCTTTCCCCAATGGATTTCAGGGGTCTGAGAGCCCCTCAGTCACTGTGGAGCAGCTGTTTGAACCCACCCAGGAAGTAAGTAGGGAGAAGGGTGTCAACGTGCTGCTGTATGGGGCTGTGGGCACAGGGAAGAGCACAGTGGTGCGGAAGCTGATTCTAGACTGGTGCGCCGGGCTCACTTTAACCCAGTTCAAACTACTGGTGCCCTTCTCCGGTGAAGACCTCGCCCATTTATCCAAGTCTACGTCTCTTAGAGACCTGGTCAGCAGGAAGTATCTGCACCTAAAGAATATCCCCATGCTGAGTGGAGATAATGACCAGGCCAAGGACGTACTGTTTGTTTTCAAGGGCATTGAGAAGATGAAACTGGACTTCCGTATTAGTTCCACAGAGCTGTGCAGTGACCCCAACGAGGCCCTCCCACCTGGAGCAGTGGTGGTGAACCTGCTTAGGAAGTACATGCTGCCTGAG GCCAGTATTTTGGTCACCACCAGGTTGTCTGCTCTTGACAGCATTCCTCCAAAGTATGTGACACACAAGGCTGAAATATGTGGCTTCTGTGACCCAGATCGCCAGCGGGCATACTTTGCAAGCCGACTGCTGCAACAGAGTGGAGAAAACCCAAAGACCCAGGAGGCCCTGTCCCCCACTGATCAGCTCTACCTTGCCCTGCAGAGGGACAGCCAGTTGAAGGATGCCTGCTCTTCACCCTCCTATTGCTGGCTGACTTGTTCGACCCTCCACCTTTTACATTTCCCTGATGCTAAGGCCCCGATATGTACGCTTACCGGAATCTATACCAGATTCATGAGGCTCATCTTTGGCGGAGAGGTGCTGGATATGGGTACAGGTGTACCTTCTCTCAGGAAACAGAACTCGTTGATGCGTCATGTGGTCTGCACTGTGGGAAAGCTAGCCTACGAGGGAGTCCAGAAAAAGCAACGTTCCTTCACTGAGGAGGAACTGGAACAGTTTGTGGGGGGAAAAACTAAAACAGATGAGGATCTGCATCAGCTGGCTGTGTTTCGCACCGACATCCTTGACTTCTTTCTGGTGCCCTGTGTCAGGACcaaaaggtcagaggtcaatgaGAAGGATAAGCGCTACGTGTTTGCCATCCCCACCATGCAAGAGTACCTGGCTGCCCTCTACGTGGTCCTTGGCGAGAAGAAGACGGTTCTGGAGAAGCTGAACGAAGGAGTGAGTTTGTTCTTTGGGCACTGGGGCCAGGATGTTAACACCTTCCTCAACATAATTTCCAAGTTCAAATCACTCAAGATCTTCACAGTCTTCAACTTGCTCAGGCTCTTCCCTAGCCTCTATGAGAAGATCAACAGCCACTGCAAAGGCCACATCGCTCGCAACATTGCATCAGAGATGTTCCACCGTGATGAAAACTTAAATGAGGATGTTCTGGACCAGTTGGAGCAGAGTCTGCTTGGAGTTCATGGCCCCCAGCCCAAGGGGCCATTGAACAGCCCGACCTATGAACTTTACCCCATCTTCAAGGGCGGCCTCCTGAACTACAGTAACCGGATTCTGCTGGAGCACTTGGGCTGTGGCATCAAAAGAACCACCGTATCGCAGACCACCGAGGTTCTAAAGAAGCAGCTGGACAAAAATGTTGTCAAGCAGAAGCCCCCAGAGGAGTTAATGGACTTCCTGGTTCTCCTCTATGAATTCCAAAATCCACGGTTTACTGCGGAGGTCCTGCTCTCCATCCAGAGAATTAAGCTGTCCAAGGTGCGCTTGACACCACTCAAGTGCTTGGTCTTGGGCTCTGTTCTGGACTGTACATCCTCGCAGTACtacctggaggagctggacctgTCTTCCTGTCACCTGAAGGACAGCTTGCTTGACATGCTGTTGTCTGCCTTTCGTCACACTTACAACCTCAA TCTCCAGTTTAACTGCCTGGGTCCTGAGTCCTGCATTCTCCTGAGAGATCTTCTGCTTGACCCCAACTGTACTATTAGATCTTTACA ACTGTGTGATAATCCCCTGTTGGAGTCCGGGGCTGACTACCTGCTGGACGCCCTTCCAGGGAACCGGTCTCTCAGGAAGCTTTCCCTAATGCACACGGGCATGGGCAACGCGGGGGCCTGCAAGCTTGCCGAGAAGCTCAGTCAGCACACAGGCCTGGAGGAGCTCAATGTGGCGTACAACAACATCGGGGACAGCGCTGCTCTGACGCTGGTGGATGCCTGTCGAGAGCACCCCAGCATCCACACTGTGCA CTTGTACTTGAATCCTCTCAGTAACGAagggaagctgttgctgtgtgaCCGAGGGCTCTCGTTGGAGCAGGGAGGCACAGGCCGACGAGTGAAAGTTCTGGCCTCGGTCACCGAGGGCACAGAAATCTCAGAGAACTGGCGCCTCATCCTAAACTTGATCCGTCAGAACGCCTTGTCCTGGGAGAGGGAACGGGTCCGAGAGCAGCTGCAGATCTTCCTCCAGGACCTAGAGTGGGGCAAGCAGCATGCGCCAAGCTTCTGGAAGAAGATGCACTTCCGTAGGGTGGAGAATGGTGTCAGACAGACCCTGCAGATGCTGGGACATGGAGAACCTGCGGATGCTGTAAAAGGGGACCAGAGGGGACAAAGTAATTGA
- the LOC105011746 gene encoding NLR family member X1 isoform X1, producing the protein MKMGAFYRNLSLPRSQWNKWNYSSSYAASGFHSRSFCSSQTETGLSFTDPMEIHKKKLTLWMNHIPQEEKQFGGYFTPETMYVEPLILEKKPEEWKGPLTIPFPNGFQGSESPSVTVEQLFEPTQEVSREKGVNVLLYGAVGTGKSTVVRKLILDWCAGLTLTQFKLLVPFSGEDLAHLSKSTSLRDLVSRKYLHLKNIPMLSGDNDQAKDVLFVFKGIEKMKLDFRISSTELCSDPNEALPPGAVVVNLLRKYMLPEASILVTTRLSALDSIPPKYVTHKAEICGFCDPDRQRAYFASRLLQQSGENPKTQEALSPTDQLYLALQRDSQLKDACSSPSYCWLTCSTLHLLHFPDAKAPICTLTGIYTRFMRLIFGGEVLDMGTGVPSLRKQNSLMRHVVCTVGKLAYEGVQKKQRSFTEEELEQFVGGKTKTDEDLHQLAVFRTDILDFFLVPCVRTKRSEVNEKDKRYVFAIPTMQEYLAALYVVLGEKKTVLEKLNEGVSLFFGHWGQDVNTFLNIISKFKSLKIFTVFNLLRLFPSLYEKINSHCKGHIARNIASEMFHRDENLNEDVLDQLEQSLLGVHGPQPKGPLNSPTYELYPIFKGGLLNYSNRILLEHLGCGIKRTTVSQTTEVLKKQLDKNVVKQKPPEELMDFLVLLYEFQNPRFTAEVLLSIQRIKLSKVRLTPLKCLVLGSVLDCTSSQYYLEELDLSSCHLKDSLLDMLLSAFRHTYNLNLQFNCLGPESCILLRDLLLDPNCTIRSLQLCDNPLLESGADYLLDALPGNRSLRKLSLMHTGMGNAGACKLAEKLSQHTGLEELNVAYNNIGDSAALTLVDACREHPSIHTVHLYLNPLSNEGKLLLCDRGLSLEQGGTGRRVKVLASVTEGTEISENWRLILNLIRQNALSWERERVREQLQIFLQDLEWGKQHAPSFWKKMHFRRVENGVRQTLQMLGHGEPADAVKGDQRGQSN; encoded by the exons ATGAAGATGGGTGCTTTCTATAG AAATCTTAGTCTTCCAAGAAGTCAATGGAACAAGTGGAATTACTCTTCCTCCTATGCAGCGAGTGGATTTCATTCAAGGTCTTTCTGTTCCAGTCAAACTGAAACAG GCCTCTCCTTCACAGATCCCATGGAGATCCACAAGAAGAAGTTGACCTTATGGATGAATCATATACCTCAGGAGGAAAAGCAGTTTGGGGGTTACTTCACGCCTGAGACCATGTATGTGGAGCCCCTCATCTTAGAGAAGAAGCCAGAGGAGTGGAAAGGGCCCCTGACAATTCCTTTCCCCAATGGATTTCAGGGGTCTGAGAGCCCCTCAGTCACTGTGGAGCAGCTGTTTGAACCCACCCAGGAAGTAAGTAGGGAGAAGGGTGTCAACGTGCTGCTGTATGGGGCTGTGGGCACAGGGAAGAGCACAGTGGTGCGGAAGCTGATTCTAGACTGGTGCGCCGGGCTCACTTTAACCCAGTTCAAACTACTGGTGCCCTTCTCCGGTGAAGACCTCGCCCATTTATCCAAGTCTACGTCTCTTAGAGACCTGGTCAGCAGGAAGTATCTGCACCTAAAGAATATCCCCATGCTGAGTGGAGATAATGACCAGGCCAAGGACGTACTGTTTGTTTTCAAGGGCATTGAGAAGATGAAACTGGACTTCCGTATTAGTTCCACAGAGCTGTGCAGTGACCCCAACGAGGCCCTCCCACCTGGAGCAGTGGTGGTGAACCTGCTTAGGAAGTACATGCTGCCTGAG GCCAGTATTTTGGTCACCACCAGGTTGTCTGCTCTTGACAGCATTCCTCCAAAGTATGTGACACACAAGGCTGAAATATGTGGCTTCTGTGACCCAGATCGCCAGCGGGCATACTTTGCAAGCCGACTGCTGCAACAGAGTGGAGAAAACCCAAAGACCCAGGAGGCCCTGTCCCCCACTGATCAGCTCTACCTTGCCCTGCAGAGGGACAGCCAGTTGAAGGATGCCTGCTCTTCACCCTCCTATTGCTGGCTGACTTGTTCGACCCTCCACCTTTTACATTTCCCTGATGCTAAGGCCCCGATATGTACGCTTACCGGAATCTATACCAGATTCATGAGGCTCATCTTTGGCGGAGAGGTGCTGGATATGGGTACAGGTGTACCTTCTCTCAGGAAACAGAACTCGTTGATGCGTCATGTGGTCTGCACTGTGGGAAAGCTAGCCTACGAGGGAGTCCAGAAAAAGCAACGTTCCTTCACTGAGGAGGAACTGGAACAGTTTGTGGGGGGAAAAACTAAAACAGATGAGGATCTGCATCAGCTGGCTGTGTTTCGCACCGACATCCTTGACTTCTTTCTGGTGCCCTGTGTCAGGACcaaaaggtcagaggtcaatgaGAAGGATAAGCGCTACGTGTTTGCCATCCCCACCATGCAAGAGTACCTGGCTGCCCTCTACGTGGTCCTTGGCGAGAAGAAGACGGTTCTGGAGAAGCTGAACGAAGGAGTGAGTTTGTTCTTTGGGCACTGGGGCCAGGATGTTAACACCTTCCTCAACATAATTTCCAAGTTCAAATCACTCAAGATCTTCACAGTCTTCAACTTGCTCAGGCTCTTCCCTAGCCTCTATGAGAAGATCAACAGCCACTGCAAAGGCCACATCGCTCGCAACATTGCATCAGAGATGTTCCACCGTGATGAAAACTTAAATGAGGATGTTCTGGACCAGTTGGAGCAGAGTCTGCTTGGAGTTCATGGCCCCCAGCCCAAGGGGCCATTGAACAGCCCGACCTATGAACTTTACCCCATCTTCAAGGGCGGCCTCCTGAACTACAGTAACCGGATTCTGCTGGAGCACTTGGGCTGTGGCATCAAAAGAACCACCGTATCGCAGACCACCGAGGTTCTAAAGAAGCAGCTGGACAAAAATGTTGTCAAGCAGAAGCCCCCAGAGGAGTTAATGGACTTCCTGGTTCTCCTCTATGAATTCCAAAATCCACGGTTTACTGCGGAGGTCCTGCTCTCCATCCAGAGAATTAAGCTGTCCAAGGTGCGCTTGACACCACTCAAGTGCTTGGTCTTGGGCTCTGTTCTGGACTGTACATCCTCGCAGTACtacctggaggagctggacctgTCTTCCTGTCACCTGAAGGACAGCTTGCTTGACATGCTGTTGTCTGCCTTTCGTCACACTTACAACCTCAA TCTCCAGTTTAACTGCCTGGGTCCTGAGTCCTGCATTCTCCTGAGAGATCTTCTGCTTGACCCCAACTGTACTATTAGATCTTTACA ACTGTGTGATAATCCCCTGTTGGAGTCCGGGGCTGACTACCTGCTGGACGCCCTTCCAGGGAACCGGTCTCTCAGGAAGCTTTCCCTAATGCACACGGGCATGGGCAACGCGGGGGCCTGCAAGCTTGCCGAGAAGCTCAGTCAGCACACAGGCCTGGAGGAGCTCAATGTGGCGTACAACAACATCGGGGACAGCGCTGCTCTGACGCTGGTGGATGCCTGTCGAGAGCACCCCAGCATCCACACTGTGCA CTTGTACTTGAATCCTCTCAGTAACGAagggaagctgttgctgtgtgaCCGAGGGCTCTCGTTGGAGCAGGGAGGCACAGGCCGACGAGTGAAAGTTCTGGCCTCGGTCACCGAGGGCACAGAAATCTCAGAGAACTGGCGCCTCATCCTAAACTTGATCCGTCAGAACGCCTTGTCCTGGGAGAGGGAACGGGTCCGAGAGCAGCTGCAGATCTTCCTCCAGGACCTAGAGTGGGGCAAGCAGCATGCGCCAAGCTTCTGGAAGAAGATGCACTTCCGTAGGGTGGAGAATGGTGTCAGACAGACCCTGCAGATGCTGGGACATGGAGAACCTGCGGATGCTGTAAAAGGGGACCAGAGGGGACAAAGTAATTGA